A DNA window from Fodinibius sp. Rm-B-1B1-1 contains the following coding sequences:
- a CDS encoding DinB family protein, translating into MKSKKDIRTLLLEQLEGRNTHVAFDQAIQGLTFKQVGIRVEGIPHTIWELIEHIRIAQDDILEFCKNPDYEDLDWPDEYWPAESKPESKEAFEQSLQLVRDGINEMRELIMDPTNNLQRPFDHGDGQTLFREAMLIVDHNAYHIGQIVLIRRLLGSW; encoded by the coding sequence ATGAAATCAAAGAAAGATATACGAACATTATTGTTGGAGCAGCTTGAAGGACGTAATACTCATGTCGCCTTTGACCAGGCTATACAGGGACTAACCTTTAAGCAGGTAGGCATTCGCGTTGAAGGTATTCCCCATACGATTTGGGAGCTTATTGAACACATCCGCATAGCACAGGATGATATCCTGGAGTTTTGTAAAAATCCCGATTACGAAGATCTGGATTGGCCCGATGAGTACTGGCCGGCAGAGTCAAAGCCAGAAAGTAAAGAAGCATTTGAGCAATCGTTGCAGTTGGTGAGGGATGGCATTAATGAGATGCGTGAGTTGATTATGGACCCCACAAATAATTTACAGCGACCTTTTGACCATGGTGATGGACAAACCTTGTTCCGAGAAGCTATGCTAATTGTTGATCATAATGCCTATCATATTGGACAAATTGTATTAATTAGGCGCTTGCTTGGAAGCTGGTAA
- the ftsY gene encoding signal recognition particle-docking protein FtsY has translation MGFLEKIGLKKKEKVEKGVEKSRSGIMKKIGKAIAGKDTVDAAVLDELEEILITSDVGVSTTLEIIDRIEARVAEDKYLNSDELQRILREEIIALLKDHAPDKPAEFDAEFPQKPHIVMVVGVNGVGKTTSIGKLAHLYKKAGKKVMLGAADTFRAAAVDQLKIWSERADVPIIQQGQNADPAAVAYDTVESAKAKGADIALVDTAGRLHNKKSLMNELAKIRRVMGKVVDGAPHEVLLVLDASTGQNAMQQAKAFTNFVDVTGLVLTKLDGTAKGGIVIGVSNELDVPVKYIGVGEEIEDLQVFDRELFVNSMFKD, from the coding sequence ATGGGATTTTTAGAAAAAATTGGCCTTAAAAAGAAAGAGAAAGTTGAAAAGGGCGTTGAAAAAAGTCGCTCCGGCATCATGAAAAAAATCGGCAAGGCCATTGCCGGTAAAGATACGGTAGATGCCGCCGTGCTCGATGAACTTGAAGAAATTTTGATCACCTCGGACGTAGGTGTTTCAACAACCCTCGAAATAATTGATCGCATCGAAGCACGCGTTGCTGAGGACAAGTATTTAAACAGCGACGAGCTGCAGCGTATTCTTCGAGAAGAGATCATTGCCCTGCTCAAAGATCACGCTCCCGACAAACCCGCTGAATTTGATGCAGAGTTTCCCCAAAAGCCACATATCGTGATGGTGGTAGGCGTCAACGGCGTGGGCAAGACTACCTCCATTGGAAAACTCGCTCATCTCTATAAAAAGGCCGGCAAAAAAGTGATGCTGGGGGCGGCTGATACCTTTCGGGCAGCAGCTGTTGACCAGCTTAAAATATGGAGCGAACGTGCCGATGTGCCCATCATCCAACAGGGACAAAATGCTGACCCCGCCGCTGTGGCATACGATACGGTAGAATCAGCCAAGGCCAAAGGCGCCGATATTGCGCTGGTAGATACGGCCGGACGCCTCCACAATAAAAAGTCACTGATGAACGAGCTTGCCAAAATTAGGCGCGTCATGGGCAAGGTCGTTGATGGCGCTCCTCACGAAGTGCTGTTGGTACTCGATGCCTCTACAGGACAAAATGCTATGCAACAGGCCAAAGCATTTACTAATTTTGTAGATGTCACCGGGCTTGTACTCACCAAACTTGACGGTACGGCCAAGGGCGGTATTGTCATTGGCGTCTCGAACGAACTGGATGTGCCAGTAAAATATATCGGCGTGGGCGAAGAAATTGAAGATTTGCAGGTATTTGACCGCGAGTTGTTCGTCAACTCGATGTTTAAAGACTAA
- a CDS encoding response regulator, giving the protein MTPQSILIIDQEQAVCDSLALVLGEEGFRCFISYNAIDAQEVLTSSDIDMVIVDSQLLDRNGLFSYLQCYYPAIKIILMSSYVEIEVTQKALIAGAHDFVMKPLDFNELIGKVNYYFPSVHR; this is encoded by the coding sequence ATGACGCCTCAATCAATTCTTATTATCGACCAGGAGCAAGCCGTTTGTGATTCGCTTGCATTGGTATTGGGCGAAGAAGGTTTTCGCTGTTTTATCTCTTATAATGCGATTGATGCGCAAGAGGTTCTTACCTCATCAGATATTGATATGGTTATCGTGGACAGCCAGCTGTTAGATCGTAATGGTCTGTTTTCGTATTTGCAGTGCTATTACCCTGCTATTAAGATAATATTGATGAGCTCATATGTTGAGATTGAGGTTACGCAGAAAGCGCTGATAGCTGGTGCTCACGACTTTGTTATGAAGCCCCTCGATTTTAACGAGCTTATCGGTAAGGTTAATTACTACTTCCCTTCTGTGCATCGCTGA
- a CDS encoding sigma-54 dependent transcriptional regulator: MNASILIADDETSIRESLTIVLEDEGYDCTAVKDGQEAIEAIDKASYDIVITDLKMPNADGIEVLDYALKHSSDTLTIIITAHGTIETAIQALRKGAADYILKPLEFDEVLIRIQNLLEQKSLAQENKYLREQIDREYNFNHIIGESKAMKKVYKMVERVSQASSNVLVTGQSGTGKELVARAIHSNSKRSKKPFLAINCGAIPENLVESELFGHKKGAFTGANEDKDGVFVAAHGGTVFLDEVAEIPLNLQVNLLRVLQEREVKPVGSNKHVSFDTRIIAATNKNLEKEVEEGNFRDDLYYRLNVVEIPLPPLEQRKEDIPLLAHHFLQKYNKELKRNIKGITSEAMGAMMGYQWKGQVRELENVIERAVLLSEDDFLRIEDLPASLRKISEHDDFEIDSDKLDEATQVFEKHHIQSVLKRTEGNKSEAARLLGIDPSTLYRKMERLGVSD; the protein is encoded by the coding sequence ATGAATGCATCTATTTTAATAGCGGATGATGAAACAAGTATCAGGGAATCGTTAACTATTGTGTTGGAGGATGAGGGTTACGATTGTACGGCTGTAAAAGATGGCCAGGAAGCTATTGAGGCAATCGACAAGGCCAGCTATGATATCGTTATTACAGATTTAAAGATGCCAAATGCGGATGGTATTGAAGTATTGGATTACGCCCTGAAACACTCTTCTGATACACTTACCATTATTATTACGGCCCACGGTACCATTGAAACAGCTATACAGGCACTCCGAAAAGGAGCAGCTGATTATATTTTAAAGCCGCTCGAATTTGATGAGGTGCTCATCCGCATACAGAACCTGCTGGAGCAAAAAAGTTTAGCCCAGGAAAATAAGTACTTGCGGGAGCAGATCGATAGAGAATACAACTTTAACCATATTATTGGTGAAAGCAAGGCCATGAAGAAGGTTTACAAAATGGTTGAGCGGGTTAGCCAGGCTTCCAGTAATGTGTTGGTAACGGGCCAAAGTGGTACTGGCAAGGAGTTGGTTGCCCGGGCGATTCATTCTAATAGCAAACGATCCAAGAAGCCATTTCTGGCAATCAATTGTGGGGCCATTCCCGAGAATTTGGTAGAATCGGAACTCTTTGGCCATAAGAAAGGGGCGTTTACTGGGGCGAATGAAGATAAGGATGGCGTTTTTGTAGCAGCCCATGGTGGGACGGTCTTTTTGGATGAGGTGGCGGAAATTCCGCTGAATCTACAAGTGAATTTGCTGCGGGTTTTGCAGGAGCGCGAAGTAAAGCCGGTAGGATCTAACAAGCACGTTTCATTTGATACGCGCATTATAGCGGCAACAAATAAGAACCTTGAGAAAGAAGTGGAGGAAGGGAATTTCCGCGATGATTTATATTATCGCCTTAATGTGGTGGAGATTCCCCTGCCGCCGCTTGAGCAGCGCAAAGAGGATATTCCGCTGCTGGCTCATCATTTTCTGCAAAAATATAATAAAGAGCTCAAACGAAATATAAAGGGTATTACCAGTGAAGCCATGGGTGCTATGATGGGATACCAGTGGAAGGGGCAAGTGCGGGAGCTCGAAAATGTTATAGAACGCGCAGTACTGTTAAGTGAAGACGATTTTTTGAGGATTGAGGATCTGCCGGCATCGCTGCGTAAAATATCTGAACACGATGACTTTGAGATTGACAGCGATAAGCTGGATGAGGCTACCCAGGTATTTGAAAAACATCATATCCAAAGTGTGCTTAAACGAACGGAAGGGAATAAGTCGGAGGCGGCGCGCTTATTGGGGATCGATCCCTCTACGTTGTATCGCAAAATGGAACGGTTGGGCGTGTCGGATTAA
- a CDS encoding helix-turn-helix domain-containing protein → MPKQVGNLTLYSVDDLHEQLGLSKMTIRAYLREGKIRARKLGVKWYVTEEALREYFNESSANTATNQKKKPKNYRYVVKGINDLVSEQEECDTIEETIACIDEQAIISLFQVAIINDDTDEVEELVKARDFLERHS, encoded by the coding sequence ATGCCTAAACAAGTTGGTAATCTTACGCTTTATTCAGTTGATGACCTGCACGAGCAATTAGGGCTCAGCAAAATGACAATACGGGCGTATTTACGAGAGGGTAAAATCCGGGCCCGTAAGCTGGGGGTAAAATGGTATGTCACTGAAGAAGCTTTGCGTGAATATTTTAATGAATCCAGCGCAAATACAGCCACTAATCAAAAAAAGAAACCTAAAAATTACCGCTATGTAGTGAAGGGTATTAACGACTTGGTAAGTGAGCAGGAAGAATGCGATACCATCGAAGAAACCATTGCATGCATCGATGAACAGGCTATTATCAGCCTATTTCAAGTAGCAATCATCAACGATGACACCGATGAAGTTGAAGAGCTGGTGAAAGCACGCGATTTCCTGGAGCGACATAGCTAA
- a CDS encoding CHAT domain-containing protein, translating into MAKKIVSVFLCFALFSAIPFLGWAQEHPNDTSSADNALQKADSLQHAARYDSSSHFYQQAAKLYEKQNKFRQQRRALLEISKNKRTQDSYDAAADFLEQSWQISKQHFPEDQRFRLPYLHQKGRLAEGRAQYETALTHFRDGLSLADSLRNQYWVAQFKTGIGEVYTSQGNYDQAISVFSEAQDIYHRNNLDDRTVISRIYNSRGIAHQQMGAYEHAFEYFTRSLEIDQQRLPHPHPEIAKGFNNLALIYFYESDYQRALEYMINATDVLSSFHGENHRLVAAGHNNIGIVYSEIGEMQKSAEHLEKSLTIKENVLGQNHPELAIGYQNLGALHFDIQQYDKAITFYQKSEQIHLQNFPDGHPELANVYANLGQAYTQKGSYDKALDFYFQDLDINRRMLSEDHPFIGDTYSKVGQVYANMENHQQALQYYTRALNILITDFSWEAPFRSLSLSNTVYPELVLTTLRLKAESHYKLGNTPAAPKELEKALHTYLQTVDFIDDLQQSLHREESKFLLRERTTDIYSGGFKTAHALWEHTGSPEYKEHLFYFSQKSRNQVLLEQIQSEQNQRFAQLPDSLIDKEHHLRTTITDLQQQLSTYTNRKEIGDSLQRFSLRDSLFHTQKSLESHLKQLKQNYPKYYGLKYHPPVAKIKEIQKQHLSSSQTLISYFSGDDHLWAFIINRDSFDIQQVNSDTLLEDKVRSFRDALTNSQTIDPWATQSYNLYQQLIAPLKNNISGNQLLVIPAGPLHYLPFEALLTKPVESPSNKRVQDLSYLVNDFSISYVPSVGYLELQNQQPDRDSQKMLAGFAPAFNNTSVAEQRERFPEEDRPLSPLLFNKTEVQTLEELFNDRSGLFSFLRSKKKVADSFVDQKATESTFKAQHLQDYRYIHLATHAFLREENPGQSGILFSTPDENENGTLYTSEIYNLDLQAKLVTLSACNTGMGTLKKGEGLIGFSRAFQYAGAKNLLVSLWRVNDRSTAKLMIDFYQLHHKEGHTMNEALQQAKQQMIENVEYAHPKYWAPFILIGE; encoded by the coding sequence ATGGCAAAAAAGATCGTCTCTGTATTCCTTTGTTTCGCACTATTCTCGGCAATTCCATTTTTGGGATGGGCCCAGGAGCATCCCAATGATACTTCTTCTGCAGATAACGCTCTGCAAAAAGCAGATTCCCTGCAACACGCCGCACGGTACGATTCTTCTTCGCACTTCTACCAGCAAGCAGCAAAGCTTTATGAAAAACAGAATAAGTTCCGTCAACAACGACGGGCTTTGCTCGAAATTAGCAAAAACAAGAGAACCCAAGATAGCTACGACGCTGCAGCTGATTTTCTTGAACAGTCGTGGCAAATATCCAAGCAACACTTTCCCGAAGATCAACGCTTTCGATTGCCATATTTGCATCAAAAGGGACGGCTTGCAGAAGGTCGGGCCCAATACGAAACGGCGCTAACGCACTTTCGTGATGGCCTTAGCCTGGCTGACTCACTTCGTAACCAATACTGGGTGGCACAATTCAAAACCGGAATTGGCGAAGTGTATACCTCCCAGGGAAATTACGATCAGGCGATCTCAGTATTTTCGGAAGCTCAGGATATATATCACCGTAATAACCTGGATGACCGTACTGTGATTAGTCGTATTTATAACAGCCGGGGAATAGCCCATCAACAGATGGGGGCCTACGAGCATGCCTTTGAATACTTCACACGCTCCCTTGAAATTGATCAACAGCGGCTCCCACATCCTCATCCGGAAATAGCCAAAGGGTTTAATAACCTGGCACTAATTTATTTTTATGAAAGTGATTACCAGCGTGCCCTTGAGTATATGATCAATGCTACCGATGTCCTGAGCTCGTTTCACGGCGAAAACCATCGGCTGGTAGCGGCAGGGCATAATAATATTGGGATTGTCTATTCCGAAATAGGGGAAATGCAAAAATCGGCTGAGCACCTCGAAAAATCCCTCACGATCAAAGAAAACGTATTAGGACAAAATCACCCGGAACTTGCCATTGGATATCAAAATCTTGGGGCCCTGCATTTTGATATCCAACAATACGATAAAGCCATTACTTTTTACCAAAAATCCGAGCAAATACATCTCCAAAACTTTCCCGATGGGCACCCCGAACTGGCTAATGTATATGCCAATTTGGGTCAGGCTTACACGCAGAAAGGATCCTACGATAAAGCCCTGGACTTTTACTTTCAGGACTTGGACATCAATCGTCGGATGTTATCGGAGGACCATCCATTTATAGGAGATACCTATTCCAAGGTTGGACAAGTGTATGCCAATATGGAAAACCATCAACAAGCACTACAATATTATACGCGGGCTTTAAATATACTTATTACCGATTTTAGCTGGGAAGCACCTTTTCGCAGCTTGTCACTTTCCAATACGGTTTACCCGGAATTAGTCCTTACCACCCTGCGACTGAAAGCAGAATCCCATTACAAACTCGGAAATACACCTGCGGCCCCAAAAGAACTGGAGAAGGCCCTCCACACCTATTTGCAAACCGTGGATTTTATTGATGATTTACAGCAATCTCTCCATCGCGAAGAGTCCAAGTTTCTGCTTCGGGAACGTACGACTGATATTTATAGCGGGGGTTTTAAAACAGCCCATGCCCTTTGGGAACATACTGGTTCACCGGAATACAAAGAGCACCTGTTTTACTTTTCACAAAAGAGTCGCAACCAGGTGTTACTTGAACAAATTCAGAGCGAGCAGAACCAACGTTTTGCCCAACTTCCTGATTCACTAATTGACAAGGAACACCATTTGCGTACAACGATTACGGATCTCCAGCAGCAGCTTTCGACCTACACCAATAGAAAAGAGATAGGTGATTCGCTGCAACGTTTTTCGCTTCGGGATTCCCTTTTTCACACTCAAAAGTCGTTGGAAAGCCATCTCAAGCAATTAAAACAAAACTATCCAAAATATTATGGATTGAAATACCATCCGCCCGTTGCCAAAATAAAAGAAATACAAAAGCAGCACCTCTCTTCCTCGCAAACACTCATCTCATACTTTTCGGGGGATGACCATCTCTGGGCATTCATCATCAATCGGGATTCGTTCGACATCCAACAAGTTAACAGTGATACCCTGTTAGAAGATAAAGTTCGGAGTTTCCGCGATGCCCTCACGAATAGCCAAACAATAGATCCTTGGGCAACCCAAAGCTACAATTTATACCAGCAGCTTATAGCCCCTTTAAAGAACAATATTTCCGGCAACCAACTACTGGTTATTCCCGCCGGTCCACTTCATTACCTGCCTTTTGAGGCCCTGCTTACTAAGCCTGTAGAAAGTCCCAGCAACAAACGGGTTCAGGATTTATCCTATTTGGTCAATGACTTTTCCATAAGCTATGTGCCATCGGTGGGCTACCTGGAATTACAAAACCAGCAGCCAGACCGTGATTCTCAAAAAATGCTGGCTGGCTTTGCTCCTGCATTCAATAATACATCCGTTGCAGAACAGCGTGAGCGTTTCCCCGAAGAAGATCGTCCCCTTTCCCCACTGCTATTTAACAAAACGGAAGTCCAAACATTAGAAGAGCTGTTTAACGATCGAAGTGGGTTGTTCTCCTTCCTTAGATCAAAAAAGAAGGTAGCTGACTCATTTGTAGATCAAAAAGCTACGGAAAGTACGTTTAAAGCCCAGCACCTGCAGGATTACCGCTATATTCACCTGGCGACCCACGCCTTTTTACGGGAAGAAAACCCTGGACAGTCGGGCATCCTGTTTTCTACGCCAGATGAAAATGAAAACGGCACCCTCTACACTTCAGAAATTTATAACCTGGACCTTCAGGCAAAGCTTGTCACCCTAAGTGCCTGCAATACGGGCATGGGAACACTCAAAAAGGGGGAAGGGCTTATCGGTTTCAGTCGCGCCTTCCAATATGCGGGGGCAAAAAATTTGTTGGTATCTCTCTGGCGGGTTAACGATCGCTCTACCGCCAAGCTGATGATCGATTTTTACCAGCTCCACCATAAGGAAGGGCACACGATGAACGAGGCCTTACAACAGGCCAAACAACAAATGATTGAAAACGTCGAATATGCTCACCCAAAGTACTGGGCTCCTTTTATACTTATCGGTGAATAA
- a CDS encoding YceI family protein, producing the protein MKSLFTTLLIALFTLSGNVFAQSNSYNIIDKSTMQIEGTSTLHDWTADVEKFSSYINFDASALEGDTKNNPVKSLSLTIPVESIESGKGGMNRKMYGALKSDDFPNIMFQMDNAELTTADSSSTIELNINGTLTVAGTSKSITLPVTGEQQGNESYKFTGEYEINMKDYNVDPPSAMLGTIKSGEKVTISFEFYVAQS; encoded by the coding sequence ATGAAATCTTTATTTACCACATTATTAATTGCTCTATTCACTTTATCCGGAAATGTTTTTGCCCAATCGAACAGCTACAATATTATAGATAAAAGCACTATGCAGATCGAGGGTACATCTACCCTGCACGACTGGACGGCCGATGTCGAAAAATTCAGTTCTTATATTAATTTCGATGCCTCCGCCCTCGAAGGGGATACAAAAAATAATCCCGTGAAATCCCTCTCTTTGACCATTCCAGTTGAAAGTATTGAAAGCGGGAAGGGCGGTATGAACCGTAAAATGTATGGAGCATTAAAATCTGATGACTTCCCAAATATCATGTTCCAGATGGATAATGCCGAACTCACGACGGCTGACTCATCATCAACTATTGAATTGAATATTAATGGAACCCTTACTGTCGCCGGAACGAGTAAAAGCATAACACTGCCTGTAACCGGAGAACAACAAGGCAATGAATCTTATAAGTTTACCGGGGAATACGAAATCAACATGAAGGATTACAATGTTGATCCTCCCTCTGCTATGCTGGGCACTATCAAATCCGGCGAAAAAGTTACGATCTCGTTTGAGTTCTATGTAGCACAATCTTAA
- a CDS encoding CDP-alcohol phosphatidyltransferase family protein, producing the protein MSETFNIDHKQIDVKEDLFTWSNLISLSRILVAIPVVYLHYNNGQQITWLITALVLYGIISDYLDGLVARWTNQVSEWGKILDPVADKFCAFFLFLYAVYIDIIPLWFFVIEIARDTIIVLGSAYIQKLRGKVAMAVMSGKISVNVLGLYWIAAFFFPQAVDVQSMLMGASLTLMFYSFFDYLHRFNLIRKGVKFN; encoded by the coding sequence TTGTCAGAGACATTTAACATTGATCACAAACAAATAGATGTAAAGGAGGATCTGTTTACGTGGTCGAACCTCATTTCGCTGTCGCGGATTTTGGTCGCCATACCAGTTGTGTATCTGCACTATAATAATGGACAGCAAATAACCTGGCTGATCACCGCGCTTGTGCTCTATGGCATTATTTCCGATTATCTCGATGGCCTTGTAGCACGGTGGACCAACCAAGTTTCGGAATGGGGCAAAATTTTGGATCCCGTTGCGGATAAATTCTGTGCCTTTTTCCTGTTTCTGTATGCCGTTTATATCGACATCATCCCACTGTGGTTTTTTGTGATTGAAATTGCCCGCGACACAATTATCGTGCTGGGATCGGCCTATATTCAAAAACTGCGCGGCAAAGTGGCTATGGCGGTTATGTCGGGCAAAATAAGCGTTAACGTATTGGGATTGTACTGGATAGCGGCCTTTTTCTTTCCCCAGGCCGTAGACGTACAGTCTATGCTGATGGGCGCTTCACTAACCCTTATGTTTTACTCCTTCTTTGATTATCTTCATCGTTTCAATCTGATACGCAAAGGCGTAAAATTTAATTGA
- a CDS encoding NUDIX hydrolase, with amino-acid sequence MTDSDQLVERKITSQKVFSGRLLHVYFDEVQLPDGTTSTREWIKHPGASAVVPIFENGDVMMVKQFRYPMSQIFYEVPAGKIDPNETADSTAQRELQEEAGLSCKSFVYLGHYYPGIGYSDEIIHLYTAWDITSFDQQMDDDEFVINNRIPFKEAVDMVHSGEISDGKTMVAILRAWHWWQNEGPFSVSSDQ; translated from the coding sequence ATGACCGACTCGGATCAACTGGTTGAACGGAAAATTACCTCCCAAAAGGTGTTTAGCGGTCGGCTGCTGCATGTTTATTTTGATGAAGTGCAGCTGCCCGATGGCACAACCTCAACCCGTGAATGGATTAAGCATCCCGGAGCATCTGCAGTCGTACCCATTTTTGAAAACGGGGATGTTATGATGGTAAAGCAGTTCCGTTATCCGATGTCCCAAATATTTTATGAGGTGCCGGCCGGTAAGATTGATCCCAATGAAACGGCCGACTCAACAGCCCAGCGCGAGCTGCAAGAAGAGGCCGGCCTCTCTTGCAAAAGCTTTGTGTATTTGGGGCACTACTATCCCGGTATCGGTTATTCGGATGAAATTATTCATCTTTACACAGCGTGGGATATTACCTCTTTTGATCAACAGATGGATGACGATGAATTTGTCATTAATAATCGCATCCCTTTTAAGGAGGCGGTTGATATGGTGCACTCCGGCGAAATATCAGATGGTAAAACGATGGTAGCTATTCTGCGAGCCTGGCACTGGTGGCAAAACGAGGGACCGTTTTCAGTGTCGAGTGACCAGTAA
- a CDS encoding two-component system sensor histidine kinase NtrB — translation MKEVIRFLREARMGYLLFTSLLILGVVYGSFEIVDQTILSSADQQTMRWMYFSRGVIVSLILMVWAAWTVYNYREYYEDQLEATKMRYSDIIEHSADAIISLDLDNMITSWNSGAEKMLGWQRDEIIGKPISDIMPEELIEMQELQRIKSDMQRRGHVSNYETERLTKNGERKLVNLTESYIRNNKDEIIGRSQILRDLTDIKMKEEQIQQSERLATVGHMAAGVAHEVGNPLTAISSLVQVCQRKTDDAFVQNQLKKVREHIQRINKIVRDLVDFSRPSKMQSENVQINEIIESAVGLLQHDARCKDVTFEMNLSKDLPLISCVPDQVHQVLVNLLLNAVDAMEGEEDPKVTVKTKKENDAAWLTVTDNGKGIKEEHLSRIFEPFFTTKEVGTGTGLGLSVSHGIVNKMGGSISVESTYGEKTTFIIQLPTNN, via the coding sequence ATGAAAGAGGTAATCCGCTTTTTACGAGAGGCTCGTATGGGGTATTTGTTGTTTACCTCCTTGCTGATACTTGGTGTGGTATATGGTTCGTTCGAGATTGTTGATCAGACGATACTTTCGTCGGCCGATCAGCAAACCATGCGATGGATGTATTTTAGCCGGGGCGTGATTGTATCGCTTATTCTGATGGTTTGGGCGGCGTGGACTGTTTACAATTACCGGGAGTATTACGAGGACCAGCTGGAAGCCACTAAAATGCGCTATAGTGATATTATTGAACATTCGGCTGATGCCATTATTTCTTTGGATCTGGATAATATGATCACATCGTGGAATAGTGGTGCTGAAAAAATGTTGGGTTGGCAGCGGGATGAAATCATTGGAAAACCCATTAGCGATATTATGCCGGAAGAGCTGATTGAAATGCAAGAGCTTCAGCGCATAAAATCCGACATGCAACGCCGAGGTCATGTTAGTAATTATGAGACCGAGCGCCTGACTAAAAATGGCGAAAGGAAGCTGGTAAACCTTACCGAATCTTATATACGGAATAACAAAGATGAGATTATAGGACGGTCACAGATTTTGCGTGATTTGACGGATATCAAAATGAAGGAGGAGCAGATTCAGCAGTCGGAACGCCTGGCTACAGTAGGTCATATGGCGGCCGGGGTTGCCCATGAGGTAGGTAATCCGTTAACGGCTATATCTTCGCTGGTGCAGGTGTGTCAGCGTAAGACGGATGATGCGTTTGTACAGAATCAGCTTAAAAAAGTGCGTGAGCACATCCAGCGGATAAATAAAATTGTCCGGGATTTAGTCGACTTTTCGCGTCCGTCAAAGATGCAGTCTGAGAATGTGCAAATTAACGAAATTATTGAGTCGGCAGTGGGATTGTTACAGCACGATGCTCGCTGTAAAGATGTGACGTTTGAAATGAATCTTTCCAAAGACTTGCCCTTAATCTCTTGTGTGCCCGATCAAGTCCACCAGGTATTGGTAAATCTGTTGTTAAATGCAGTGGATGCGATGGAAGGGGAGGAAGATCCCAAAGTGACCGTTAAAACAAAAAAAGAGAATGACGCTGCATGGCTTACCGTTACTGATAACGGAAAGGGTATAAAGGAGGAGCATCTGTCTCGGATTTTCGAACCGTTTTTTACCACTAAAGAAGTGGGTACTGGCACGGGGTTGGGACTTTCGGTAAGTCACGGTATCGTCAATAAAATGGGCGGTTCTATTAGCGTGGAGTCGACTTATGGTGAAAAAACAACATTTATCATTCAATTACCGACCAATAATTAG